In a single window of the Streptomyces cinnabarinus genome:
- a CDS encoding O-antigen ligase family protein, with amino-acid sequence MTSLVLAAPRALSPVLPVVAVVAVLALPVSPGGEGGAGPADALSALIVLYAAIRVVRDRRRPLSPTAAVVLGLPVVGLAVAAVGADSPGAGLTGMGRYLQVFVLVPAAVALLVRDRVDFRLLAWSFVALAGWQGAIGVHQYVTGTGASYQGEQIRAVGTFGAQDVMGMATVVSFGVVCAVGLALGRAPVRQRALAAVCALALLLPLALSFSRGAWIATAVTCAVQLALGGLRRALKVGATVAAAAVILVGGFGVGTAMLQERISSITQVTAAPDQSVTDRYSMWAAALGMWREQPLTGVGLKGFPEHRDAHSSLALSAGSDTEGAGAAFVRQPLLSPHNMYLLVLAEQGLIGLLALAGGWLALLVCAVRRLIRVRAAGSGLDCGLVACGLLVWQLTDFAYADIGGPSTVLTAVCLGLVAWWALAPSPGEATPR; translated from the coding sequence ATGACGAGCCTCGTCCTCGCCGCGCCCCGCGCCCTCTCCCCGGTGCTCCCGGTGGTGGCCGTCGTGGCCGTGCTCGCGCTGCCGGTCAGCCCCGGCGGCGAGGGCGGCGCGGGCCCGGCCGACGCGCTCTCCGCGCTGATCGTCCTCTACGCCGCGATCCGGGTCGTCCGGGACCGGCGGCGCCCGCTGTCCCCGACGGCGGCCGTGGTGCTGGGCCTGCCCGTGGTGGGGCTCGCGGTCGCGGCGGTGGGCGCGGACTCGCCCGGCGCCGGGCTCACCGGCATGGGCCGCTATCTCCAGGTGTTCGTGCTGGTCCCGGCGGCCGTGGCGCTGCTGGTCCGGGACCGGGTCGACTTCCGGCTGCTGGCCTGGTCGTTCGTCGCCCTGGCGGGCTGGCAGGGCGCCATCGGCGTGCACCAGTACGTCACCGGGACCGGCGCCTCCTACCAGGGCGAGCAGATCCGCGCGGTCGGCACCTTCGGGGCACAGGACGTGATGGGGATGGCGACCGTCGTCTCCTTCGGAGTGGTCTGCGCGGTGGGCCTGGCCCTCGGCCGCGCTCCGGTACGACAGCGTGCCCTGGCCGCGGTCTGCGCCCTCGCCCTCCTGCTGCCGCTCGCGCTGTCCTTCAGCCGGGGCGCCTGGATCGCGACCGCGGTGACCTGTGCGGTGCAGCTGGCGCTCGGCGGGCTGCGGCGGGCGCTGAAGGTGGGCGCGACGGTGGCCGCGGCGGCGGTCATCCTGGTCGGCGGGTTCGGGGTCGGCACGGCCATGCTCCAGGAGCGGATCAGCAGCATCACCCAGGTCACGGCCGCCCCCGACCAGTCCGTCACCGACCGGTACAGCATGTGGGCCGCCGCTCTCGGCATGTGGCGCGAACAGCCGCTGACCGGCGTGGGGTTGAAAGGCTTCCCCGAACACCGGGACGCGCACTCCTCGCTCGCCCTGTCCGCCGGCAGCGACACCGAGGGCGCCGGAGCGGCGTTCGTCCGGCAGCCGCTGCTCTCCCCGCACAACATGTATCTGCTCGTCCTCGCCGAGCAGGGCCTGATCGGCCTGCTGGCGCTCGCGGGCGGCTGGCTGGCCCTGCTGGTGTGCGCGGTGCGGCGGCTGATCCGGGTGCGCGCGGCGGGCTCGGGCCTGGACTGCGGGCTCGTCGCCTGCGGGCTGCTGGTGTGGCAGCTCACGGACTTCGCCTACGCCGACATCGGCGGCCCGTCGACCGTGCTGACCGCGGTCTGCCTGGGCCTCGTGGCCTGGTGGGCACTGGCCCCGAGCCCCGGGGAGGCCACGCCCCGATGA
- the murJ gene encoding murein biosynthesis integral membrane protein MurJ produces the protein MTVTPPRTGADGSATLPSARSGDPGPVRDRTELAPVSRKFLARATLVTAVLSIAGALLGLARDQALARLFGAGSETDAFLVAWTVPEFASTLLIEDGLAFALVPAFSLALARRAQGAPGDPVRALVAATLPKLTLTLIGAAALAFVTAPYLVEALAPGLPDPALAVDCTRLTTTCVLSFGLAGYFSAVLRAHRRFLVPAAIYVAYNTGIITAMFVLGGRWGVRSAAVGVAVGGALMVAVQLPSVLGRLRRKAAAAQAESAPSEGQAVTLALVGTVLLFALCRQSQVLIERFLASGLPAGSISHLNYAQKVAQIPMTLSLMLCTVTFPVVARAMAEGDTDLARARVERDLALAACVVLLGASTVIACAPQIIELLFQRGAFTERDTAATAGVMRVYALGLLGQTLVGALIRSYFSAGRPTWFPLATMAVGIVVTTWIGVATVGPWGMHGIAAANAAGITVTAVLLLAGMRRRAVPVRTRRVLHELSKPVRAAALATVAGALVAARLDTPLSGLAAGAATVTGVFLLLGLGLGAQGLTPALHSVRTVTQRLRHVRFR, from the coding sequence ATGACGGTGACGCCTCCGCGGACCGGCGCCGACGGCTCGGCGACCCTGCCGTCGGCGCGCTCCGGTGACCCCGGACCGGTCCGGGACCGTACCGAACTCGCCCCTGTCTCCCGGAAGTTCCTGGCCCGCGCCACCCTCGTCACCGCGGTGCTGTCGATCGCCGGTGCCCTGCTGGGGCTGGCCCGTGACCAGGCGCTGGCCCGGCTGTTCGGGGCGGGCAGCGAGACGGACGCCTTCCTGGTCGCGTGGACCGTGCCGGAGTTCGCCTCGACCCTGCTGATCGAGGACGGCCTGGCCTTCGCGCTGGTCCCGGCGTTCAGCCTGGCGCTGGCCCGCCGCGCCCAGGGCGCCCCCGGCGACCCGGTACGGGCGCTGGTCGCCGCCACCCTGCCCAAGCTGACGCTCACCCTGATCGGCGCCGCCGCACTGGCCTTCGTCACCGCCCCCTACCTGGTCGAGGCCCTCGCGCCCGGTCTGCCCGACCCCGCCCTCGCCGTCGACTGCACCCGGCTGACCACGACCTGCGTCCTGAGCTTCGGGCTCGCCGGGTACTTCAGCGCGGTCCTGCGGGCCCACCGGCGCTTCCTGGTACCGGCCGCGATCTACGTGGCGTACAACACCGGCATCATCACGGCGATGTTCGTCCTCGGCGGGCGCTGGGGGGTGCGTTCGGCGGCGGTGGGTGTGGCGGTGGGCGGCGCCCTGATGGTCGCTGTCCAACTGCCGTCCGTCCTCGGGAGGTTGCGCCGCAAGGCGGCCGCGGCGCAGGCGGAGTCGGCCCCCAGTGAGGGACAGGCCGTGACCCTCGCGCTGGTCGGGACCGTGCTGCTGTTCGCGTTGTGCCGGCAGTCGCAGGTCCTCATCGAGCGCTTCCTCGCCTCCGGTCTGCCCGCCGGGTCCATCTCGCACCTGAACTACGCGCAGAAGGTCGCCCAGATCCCGATGACGCTCTCGCTGATGCTGTGCACGGTCACCTTCCCGGTGGTGGCACGCGCGATGGCCGAGGGCGACACCGACCTGGCCCGCGCCCGGGTGGAGCGCGATCTGGCGCTGGCCGCCTGTGTGGTGCTGCTCGGCGCGTCCACGGTCATCGCCTGCGCCCCGCAGATCATCGAACTGCTCTTCCAGCGCGGCGCGTTCACCGAGCGGGACACCGCGGCCACGGCCGGGGTGATGCGCGTCTACGCCCTCGGACTGCTCGGCCAGACCCTGGTCGGCGCCCTGATCCGCTCCTATTTCTCGGCGGGCCGCCCCACCTGGTTCCCGCTCGCCACGATGGCCGTCGGCATCGTCGTCACCACCTGGATCGGCGTGGCGACGGTGGGCCCCTGGGGCATGCACGGCATCGCCGCCGCCAACGCCGCCGGCATCACCGTCACCGCCGTCCTGCTCCTCGCCGGGATGCGCCGCCGCGCGGTCCCGGTGCGCACCCGGCGGGTGCTGCACGAACTGAGCAAGCCGGTCCGGGCCGCGGCGCTCGCGACCGTGGCCGGCGCCCTGGTCGCCGCCCGCCTCGACACCCCTCTGTCCGGTCTGGCCGCCGGGGCGGCCACCGTGACCGGCGTGTTCCTCCTGCTCGGCCTGGGCCTCGGTGCCCAGGGTCTGACCCCCGCACTGCACTCCGTACGCACCGTCACGCAAAGGCTCCGCCATGTCCGTTTCCGTTGA
- a CDS encoding glycosyltransferase, translated as MHLSATDPPPRVLHLTQPVDGGVARVVTDLARAQLAAGLQVTVGCPHSALSAELGALGAKVRAWSATRTPGPTLVREVRLLSRLIEDVRPDLVHAHSAKAGLAGRLALRGRIPTVFQPHAWSFEAVGGGMAALALNWERRAARWAARVVCVSEAERLTGVRAGIQGRYTVIPNGIDPERFHPAAVGTVRAGLLPDVDPAAPLVVCVGRLCRQKGQDLLLRAWTTVVERVPGARLVLVGEGPDGGPLRARAPKSVLFTGAVTDAAPWYQAADLVVLPSRWEGMALAPLEAMACGRPVVVTDVDGARESLPLPLAPHCLVPPRDPARLAAAVVELLRDPLLRESLGHQGRRHVLSTHDVRHTAEAVAGVYRDLLAHPVPSEYRESIHS; from the coding sequence ATGCATCTGTCAGCCACCGACCCTCCGCCTCGGGTCCTGCATCTGACCCAGCCCGTGGACGGCGGGGTCGCCCGCGTCGTGACAGACCTGGCGCGTGCCCAGCTCGCGGCCGGTCTCCAGGTCACCGTGGGCTGCCCGCACAGCGCCCTGAGCGCCGAACTGGGGGCGCTCGGCGCCAAGGTGCGCGCCTGGTCCGCCACCCGCACGCCGGGCCCGACACTCGTTCGAGAGGTACGGCTGCTCAGCCGGCTGATCGAGGACGTACGGCCCGACCTGGTGCACGCGCACAGCGCCAAGGCCGGTCTGGCCGGGCGGCTCGCGCTGCGGGGGCGGATCCCGACGGTGTTCCAGCCGCACGCCTGGTCGTTCGAGGCGGTCGGCGGCGGCATGGCGGCGCTGGCGCTCAACTGGGAGCGCAGGGCCGCGCGTTGGGCCGCGCGGGTGGTGTGCGTGAGCGAGGCCGAGCGGCTGACCGGGGTACGGGCCGGGATCCAGGGCCGGTACACGGTGATCCCCAACGGCATCGACCCCGAGCGCTTCCACCCCGCCGCCGTCGGCACCGTACGCGCCGGGCTGCTGCCGGACGTCGACCCCGCCGCGCCGCTCGTGGTGTGCGTCGGACGGCTGTGCCGGCAGAAGGGGCAGGACCTGCTGCTGCGGGCCTGGACCACGGTGGTGGAACGGGTGCCCGGGGCCCGCCTCGTGCTGGTCGGCGAGGGTCCCGACGGCGGCCCGCTGCGGGCCAGAGCGCCGAAGTCGGTGCTGTTCACGGGGGCCGTCACCGATGCCGCCCCCTGGTACCAGGCCGCCGATCTGGTCGTGCTGCCCTCGCGCTGGGAGGGCATGGCGCTCGCCCCGCTGGAGGCCATGGCGTGCGGGCGCCCGGTCGTGGTGACCGATGTGGACGGCGCCCGCGAGAGCCTGCCGCTCCCCCTCGCACCGCACTGCCTGGTGCCCCCGCGCGACCCGGCCCGGCTCGCCGCCGCCGTGGTCGAGCTGCTGCGCGACCCGCTGCTGCGCGAGTCCCTCGGCCACCAGGGGCGCCGACACGTCCTGTCCACACACGACGTGCGGCACACCGCCGAGGCGGTCGCCGGGGTCTACCGCGACCTGCTGGCACACCCAGTGCCCTCCGAGTACAGGGAGTCCATCCACTCGTGA
- a CDS encoding exopolysaccharide biosynthesis polyprenyl glycosylphosphotransferase: MTADSTVPPPGGRPRDHGFSPVSVMPRLGPATGFRLPARRARPRPASPVPLLAADTVAALLATLALTGAQRRPLLVALLVAASLLLRPHLPRPIAGVLDELPAVCGRIAVAWLALATAAAVHAPGMPIGRRALLLGFLLQCAASCALRALVHRRRTTALLQRPRAALVIGPAATAQRVAAGVLRHPRCGVRPVGIVADDPDGTEGLPVLTTGEEVQRALIQNGVRDVLAVHPSVRSGRAPLLRALAESGCAVWEVDADSPAYATRGQLAGFACRRLDMGTARRPGSAGKRLFDVTVSGTLLLLVSPLLMLFAVVLRLTDGPGVVFRQERIGKDGRPFTLLKFRTHRPVDAHESATRWSVADEVRMSWFCRFLRRSSLDELLQLWNVLWGDMSLVGPRPERPYFVGKFSQTYPGYAARHRMRTGITGLAQIQGLRGDTSIEDRARFDNAYIDNWSLWQDVCILLRTAASLVRPTGS, from the coding sequence GTGACTGCCGACAGCACCGTCCCCCCGCCCGGCGGGCGGCCACGGGATCACGGTTTCTCGCCCGTCTCCGTCATGCCCCGGCTCGGCCCGGCCACCGGTTTCCGCTTGCCGGCCCGCAGAGCCCGGCCACGCCCCGCCTCCCCCGTACCGCTGCTCGCCGCGGACACCGTGGCCGCGCTACTGGCCACCCTGGCGCTCACCGGCGCCCAGCGCCGCCCGCTGCTGGTCGCGCTGCTGGTGGCCGCCTCGCTGCTGCTGCGCCCGCACCTGCCCCGGCCCATCGCCGGCGTACTGGACGAACTGCCCGCCGTCTGCGGCCGGATCGCGGTGGCCTGGCTGGCGCTGGCCACCGCGGCCGCCGTACACGCCCCGGGCATGCCGATCGGCCGGCGCGCCCTCCTGCTCGGCTTCCTCCTCCAGTGCGCCGCGAGCTGCGCGCTGCGCGCGCTGGTGCACCGGCGGCGGACCACCGCCCTGCTCCAGCGGCCGCGCGCCGCACTGGTCATCGGCCCGGCCGCGACCGCCCAGCGGGTGGCCGCCGGGGTGCTGCGCCATCCGCGGTGCGGGGTACGGCCGGTGGGCATCGTCGCCGACGACCCCGACGGCACCGAGGGCCTGCCCGTGCTGACCACCGGCGAGGAGGTGCAGCGGGCGCTGATCCAGAACGGCGTCCGGGACGTCCTCGCCGTGCATCCGTCGGTACGGTCCGGGCGGGCCCCGCTGCTGCGGGCGCTCGCCGAGTCGGGGTGCGCGGTGTGGGAGGTCGACGCGGACTCCCCGGCCTATGCCACCCGCGGCCAGCTCGCCGGGTTCGCCTGCCGCCGGCTGGACATGGGGACGGCCCGGCGGCCCGGCAGCGCGGGCAAGCGACTGTTCGACGTGACCGTGTCCGGGACGCTGTTGCTGCTGGTCAGCCCGCTGCTGATGCTGTTCGCCGTGGTGCTGCGGCTGACCGACGGGCCCGGTGTGGTCTTCCGGCAGGAGCGCATCGGCAAGGACGGGCGCCCCTTCACCCTGCTGAAGTTCCGCACCCACCGCCCGGTCGACGCGCACGAGTCGGCGACCCGCTGGAGCGTGGCCGACGAGGTGCGCATGTCGTGGTTCTGCCGCTTCCTGCGCCGCAGTTCGCTGGACGAGCTGCTCCAGCTGTGGAACGTGCTGTGGGGCGATATGAGCCTGGTCGGCCCGCGCCCCGAACGCCCGTACTTCGTCGGGAAGTTCAGCCAGACCTACCCCGGCTACGCGGCCCGCCACCGGATGCGGACCGGTATCACCGGGCTCGCCCAGATCCAGGGGCTGCGCGGCGACACGTCCATCGAGGACCGGGCGCGGTTCGACAACGCCTATATCGACAACTGGTCGCTGTGGCAGGACGTCTGCATCCTGCTGCGCACCGCGGCCTCGCTCGTGCGTCCGACAGGGAGCTGA